In Xanthomonas campestris pv. phormiicola, the DNA window CATCGCCGATCAGGTAGGCGATGCTGTCGTCGGTATGTCCGGGCACTGCGATCACCTGCGCTTGCACAGCGCCGATCGCGAAACGCTCGCCGTCGGCGAACAGGTGGTCGAAACCGCAGCGCGTGTCGTCGGGCTCCGCGGCCAGGCCGAACTGCGGCGCGAAGCGCGCGCGCACGCGGCAGATGCCGGCGCCGATCGCCAGCGCGGCGTGCGGCCAGCGCTGCTTGAACCACTGCGCCGCCGAGACATGGTCGGCGTGGGCGTGGGTTTCCAGGATCCAGCGCAGTTGCAGGCCGCGCGCGGACAGCAGTTGCGCCAGGCCTTGCACCGGCGCGTCGCGCAGCGTGGCGGTGTCCGCATCGAAGTCCAGCACCGGGTCGATCACCGCGGCGTCGCGGCCGTCTTCGACCAGATAGCTCCAGGTGCCGGACCCGGCGTGATGGAAGGGGTGGATGTGCGGGACGTGGCTC includes these proteins:
- a CDS encoding MBL fold metallo-hydrolase, coding for MSHVPHIHPFHHAGSGTWSYLVEDGRDAAVIDPVLDFDADTATLRDAPVQGLAQLLSARGLQLRWILETHAHADHVSAAQWFKQRWPHAALAIGAGICRVRARFAPQFGLAAEPDDTRCGFDHLFADGERFAIGAVQAQVIAVPGHTDDSIAYLIGDALFPGDSLFMPDSGTARCDFPGGDAATLFRSIQRLYALPDSTRVFVCHDYGAGGRAVACETSIGAQRRGNIHVRDGVGEAEFVALRQARDATLAQPRLMQPSVRANIQAGRTDDLHAAPR